Proteins encoded together in one Triticum dicoccoides isolate Atlit2015 ecotype Zavitan chromosome 7B, WEW_v2.0, whole genome shotgun sequence window:
- the LOC119338937 gene encoding agamous-like MADS-box protein AGL61, with the protein MTQPPRLHPLVEQATKTLPPLGKKTKGRQRRENRRVEKKESRQVTFSKRKSGLWKKAAELALLCRASLAIVVFSEAGKAFAFGSPSTDAVLGCADVDGNALAPVPAADDVEWEALEALCQEKEAMGVEVAAEAERMSAVGKKVVEVQTQAGKRFWWEADVEALGEAELPVFARALQRLRDNVRRHADKMPSAPQPQ; encoded by the coding sequence ATGACGCAGCCGCCGCGTTTGCACCCCCTCGTTGAGCAAGCGACCAAGACGCTGCCGCCGCTCGGCAAGAAGACGAAGGGGCGGCAGCGCAGGGAGAACCGCCGGGTGGAGAAGAAGGAGTCGCGGCAGGTGACCTTCTCCAAGCGCAAGTCCGGGCTTTGGAAGAAGGCCGCGGAGCTCGCCCTGCTCTGCCGCGCCAGCCTCGCCATCGTCGTCTTCTCCGAGGCCGGCAAGGCGTTCGCCTTCGGCAGCCCCTCCACCGACGCTGTCCTGGGCTGCGCCGACGTCGACGGCAACGCCCTTGCTCCTGTTCCTGCTGCCGACGACGTGGAGTGGGAGGCCCTGGAGGCGCTGTGCCAGGAGAAGGAGGCCATGGGCGTCGAGGTCGCGGCGGAGGCCGAGCGGATGAGCGCCGTCGGGAAGAAGGTGGTGGAGGTGCAGACGCAGGCGGGGAAACGCTTCTGGTGGGAGGCGGACGTGGAGGCGCTCGGGGAGGCGGAGCTGCCGGTCTTCGCCAGGGCGCTTCAGCGCCTCCGGGACAACGTGCGCCGCCACGCCGACAAGATGCCCTCCGCTCCACAGCCGCAGTAG